A single genomic interval of Helianthus annuus cultivar XRQ/B chromosome 6, HanXRQr2.0-SUNRISE, whole genome shotgun sequence harbors:
- the LOC110944694 gene encoding G-type lectin S-receptor-like serine/threonine-protein kinase At4g27290, translated as MERVAIYVLLLFSLHIQKIYTAKIGIISDQQFLTEKNTLVSSARTFELGFFKPGSSGNGYLLGIWYKKISVKTVVRVAKRDRPLTVASSGVLKIVHPGSLVLMSNNSIMWSSNTTSSGNATAKLDDSGNLVVIDGHNKSILWQSFDYPTDTFLPGMKFGRDNLTGREWHLSSPKSSEDLAPGKYIVSVDTNGYPQIIIKDTNDSLRFRAGPWNGVGLSGALAFDQKNTLRYNMVISCWQRKFVLNINIICRT; from the coding sequence atgGAGAGAGTAGCTATATATGTTCTTTTACTTTTTTCACTCCACATTCAGAAAATCTATACGGCCAAAATCGGCATCATTTCAGATCAACAGTTCTTGACAGAAAAAAACACATTGGTCTCGTCGGCCAGAACCTTTGAACTGGGCTTTTTCAAGCCGGGTAGCTCTGGGAATGGCTACCTCCTTGGTATTTGGTATAAGAAAATATCTGTTAAAACGGTAGTTAGGGTGGCCAAAAGAGATCGCCCACTCACCGTCGCATCATCAGGTGTGTTAAAGATTGTCCATCCAGGAAGTCTTGTCCTCATGAGCAATAATAGTATAATGTGGTCATCCAACACAACATCATCAGGAAATGCAACTGCAAAGCTTGATGACTCTGGAAATTTAGTAGTGATAGACGGACACAACAAAAGTATTCTCTGGCAGAGTTTTGATTATCCAACTGATACCTTTTTACCGGGCATGAAGTTCGGGAGGGACAACTTGACAGGCAGGGAATGGCATCTATCGTCACCGAAAAGCAGTGAAGATCTAGCTCCAGGTAAATATATCGTAAGCGTAGACACAAATGGTTATCCTCAGATCATAATCAAAGACACAAATGATAGCCTCAGATTCAGGGCCGGACCATGGAATGGTGTAGGGCTTAGTGGGGCTTTAGCGTTCGACCAGAAGAATACATTAAGATACAATATGGTTATTAGTTGTTGGCAGCGGAAGTTTGTCCTGAACATCAACATCATATGTAGAACTTGA